The Pristiophorus japonicus isolate sPriJap1 unplaced genomic scaffold, sPriJap1.hap1 HAP1_SCAFFOLD_443, whole genome shotgun sequence genome includes a region encoding these proteins:
- the LOC139251769 gene encoding protein FAM163B-like, translating into MTAGTVVITGGILATIILLFIIIVLCYCRLQYYCCKKEERDGDEEEPDFAVHSRLPAAYYNHSAGNGLNFSAVAYPQDHSHSRAICSHCKPLFYVHQIEEIRNGGDSVTYNTMSEEDLEMLTNPKDLPMGRAKLTRDAFSRSRSISTDV; encoded by the exons ATGACAGCCGGGACTGTGGTGATCACAGGTGGAATATTGGCTACAATTATCCTCCTTTTTATAATCATCGTGTTATGTTATTGCCGGCTGCAG tATTATTGCTGTAAGAAGGAGGAaagggatggagatgaggaggagccAGATTTTGCAGTGCATTCGCGTCTGCCTGCTGCTTACTACAATCACAGCGCTGGAAATGGACTTAACTTCAGTGCTGTAGCCTATCCCCAGGATCACTCCCATTCCAGAGCAATCTGCTCCCATTGCAAACCACTTTTCTATGTCCATCAGATTGAAGAGATTCGGAACGGGGGTGATAGCGTGACCTATAACACTATGAGTGAGGAGGATTTAGAAATGTTGACGAATCCCAAGGACCTGCCCATGGGCCgggccaagctgacaagagacgcttTCAGCAGAAGTCGAAGTATCAGCACTGATGTGTGA